The Lichenihabitans psoromatis genomic interval TCGACGGCGCCAACGTCGAAATCCTCGAACATGTCGGGGCCGAGAATATCTTCATCTTCGGCATGACGGCGGCCGAGGTCGAGCAGCGGCGCGCCAGCGGCCTGTCGGCGCGCGATGTCATTGCGGCATCGCCAAAATTAGGTGAGGTGCTCGACGCCGTCGAGTCGGGTGTTTTCTCGCCCGATGACCCCTCGCGCTATCGAGGGCTCGTCGATATTCTGCGGGATCACGATCACTTCTTCGTTACGGCGGATTTCGACGCTTATTACGAATCGCAGCGTCAGGTGGATGCGCGTTGGCTCGACCGGTCGGCCTGGTGGCAGTCGAGCATCCTGAATACCGCCCGCCTCGGATGGTTCTCGTCGGACCGCACGATTGCCGAATATGCGAGCGAGATCTGGAACGTACCGGTTCGAACCGCATTGAACACGACACGGTAAGTAGATTGGGGAACCCTATGGTGGACGGCTGGCGCGCAGATGACGGTGATGTCGCGGCCTTCGTCGCGGCACGCCATGGGGATCCATTCGGCGTTCTCGGTCTTCATGCGACGCCAGATGGCCCGGTGATCCGCGCCTTCGTGCCAGGGGCGGATCGGCTAACCGCCCTCGACCAGGCAGGCAAGCCGATCGTCGAACTCACGCAACGGGATCCGGCCGGCTTCTTCGAGGGCTTGGTCAAGGCACCGAAAAGCGCCCCGTTCCGCTATACCCTGCAGGCTGAGAACGCCGGCGGATCCTGGACGTTCGAGGATCCGTATCGGTTCGGTCCGGTCCTCGGTCCGCTCGACGACCACTTATTCGCCGAGGGGACGCATCGCGAGGTCTATGAGCGGCTTGGCGCTCACGTGATGGAACACGAAGGCGTCACGGGCGTGAATTTCGCAGTCTGGGCTCCGAATGCCGAGCGGGTTTCGGCGGTCGGCAGCTTCAATGACTGGGACGGCCGACGCCACCAGATGCGAAAACGCATCGGCAGCGGATTGTGGGAAATCTTTGCCCCGGGCGTGGAGCCGGGTGCTGTGTACAAATATGAGGTCGTCGGGCGAGGCGGCGTCCTTCTGCCACTCAAGGCAGACCCGGTCGGCTTCATGAGTGAACTCCGCCCGAAGAATGGCTCGGTCGTCGCGCCGGCCAAGCCATTTCCCTGGACCGACGACGCCTATCTCGAACATCGTCAGACCATCGATCGACGTCGGGCTCCGATGACCATTTACGAGGTCCATCTCGGGTCGTGGAAGCGCGGCGACGACAACCGGTTTTTGACCTACGACGAACTCGCCGACGACCTGATCCCCTATGCGCGGGAGATGGGCTTCACCCATCTCGAATTTATGCCGGTGTCCGAATATCCCTACGATCCGTCCTGGGGGTACCAGCCGATCGGCCTATTCGCGCCCACCCGTCGCTTTGGTGATCCGGACGGGTTCGCCCGCCTTGTCGATCGCGCTCACGCCGCAGGGATCGGTATCATTCTCGACTGGGTTCCGGCGCATTTCCCGGTCGACATGCATGGTCTCGCGCTGTTCGACGGAACGGCGCTCTACGAACATGCCGATCCTCGGCAGGGGTTCCACCCCGACTGGAATACCGCGATCTATAATTTTGGTCGTCGCGAGGTCGTCAGCATGCTGGCCGCCAATGCGGTCTTCTGGCTCGAGCGATTCCACGTGGATGCCCTCCGGGTCGACGCGGTGGCGTCCATGCTCTACCTCGATTATTCCCGGAAAGAGGGCGAGTGGGTGCCCAATTGGGACGGCAGCAACGACAACCGGGAGGCTGTCGCGTTCCTCAAGGGCGTCAACGAGCTCGTCTACGAACTTCACCCGGGCGCGATGACGATCGCGGAGGAATCCACCGCCTGGCCTGGCGTCTCTGCCCCGACCTATGCGGGTGGACTCGGCTTCGGGTTCAAGTGGAACATGGGGTGGATGCACGACACGCTCGAATATATTTCGACGGATCCGGTGCATCGGCAGTGGCACCACGATCAGCTGACCTTCGGGCTGCTCTACGGCTTTTCGGAGAATTTCATTCTGCCGCTCAGCCATGACGAAGTGGTGCACGGCAAAAAGTCGATTCTGTCGAAAATGCCCGGCGACGAATGGCAACGCTTCGCGAATGCGCGAGCCTATTACGGCTTCATGTGGGCGCATCCGGGCAAGAAGCTCCTGTTCATGGGCCAGGAATTCGGCCAGACGCAGGAGTGGAAGGAATCGCAGAGCCTCGATTGGCATCTGCTGCAATATCCCTTCCACGCCGGCCTGAAGGCGCTCGTACGAGACCTGAACCGCGTCTATGGCGACACGCCGTCACTCTATGCGCGTGACTGCGAGCCCGAAGGCTTTCGTTGGATCGTGGCGGACGACCGGCAGCAATCGGTTCTGGCTTGGCTGCGGACCGGCAATCCGGGCGACGCGCCGGTCGCGGCTGTGTCGAATTTCACTCCGGTGCCACGCAGCGCCTATCGCATTGGTCTTCCGATGGCCGGCCATTGGCGCGAGATCATGAACACCGACGCATCGGTCTATGGTGGATCAGGGACGGGCAATCTGGGCGGCGTCGTCGCGACCGAGGTCCCGGCCCATGGTCTTCCGGCCTCGGCGGAGATTTACCTTCCGCCTCT includes:
- the glgB gene encoding 1,4-alpha-glucan branching protein GlgB is translated as MVDGWRADDGDVAAFVAARHGDPFGVLGLHATPDGPVIRAFVPGADRLTALDQAGKPIVELTQRDPAGFFEGLVKAPKSAPFRYTLQAENAGGSWTFEDPYRFGPVLGPLDDHLFAEGTHREVYERLGAHVMEHEGVTGVNFAVWAPNAERVSAVGSFNDWDGRRHQMRKRIGSGLWEIFAPGVEPGAVYKYEVVGRGGVLLPLKADPVGFMSELRPKNGSVVAPAKPFPWTDDAYLEHRQTIDRRRAPMTIYEVHLGSWKRGDDNRFLTYDELADDLIPYAREMGFTHLEFMPVSEYPYDPSWGYQPIGLFAPTRRFGDPDGFARLVDRAHAAGIGIILDWVPAHFPVDMHGLALFDGTALYEHADPRQGFHPDWNTAIYNFGRREVVSMLAANAVFWLERFHVDALRVDAVASMLYLDYSRKEGEWVPNWDGSNDNREAVAFLKGVNELVYELHPGAMTIAEESTAWPGVSAPTYAGGLGFGFKWNMGWMHDTLEYISTDPVHRQWHHDQLTFGLLYGFSENFILPLSHDEVVHGKKSILSKMPGDEWQRFANARAYYGFMWAHPGKKLLFMGQEFGQTQEWKESQSLDWHLLQYPFHAGLKALVRDLNRVYGDTPSLYARDCEPEGFRWIVADDRQQSVLAWLRTGNPGDAPVAAVSNFTPVPRSAYRIGLPMAGHWREIMNTDASVYGGSGTGNLGGVVATEVPAHGLPASAEIYLPPLATVYFEFSQA